The DNA segment agccgacgtcacaaaagtttatcgtaaaaattttaaattttctttatatgatttttatagcaggtattcgtaggaacttgttatggtactcctaactaaggcctatctttccctgcctaaattatcttttggttttttctagctaagatattgcgaggtggggtcgctacgaaaagcaaaaaaaaaaaaaagtatgccccaagagtggcggggagcagagtcgaggtcacaataacaaggtctttgagatggcggccaaggtcccgttaggcctaaatttcaaaacaacctcgggcggcgaaggaaaccccaaaatggccgttctctcacaaacagttcgaacaatttcaaaacaaccgcgcgaacacggcggagggatccaagatggcgggtattttctttttcaaacaaattcaaaacaacgcaacaaatgcaggtatccagattttactttaaatataccactcatgcatagcgttttacgttacggatggaaaactaaattaccaacaactttgtgtcttttgttatcgtattctcacccggacattaaacaaaagaatgaaaagagaaatgctagcctgcctgcgtaaatttacgttgttgaacggtacctttattgtaaaattactatttcagttcgtttgctacttcactgacacggttttgaatgattccgctatatgcaaacaataacgatcggaattgccgacgcgatttctacattactttgtgtatatgaactgggctccgcgattcggccttagtaacgacacaaattgtgattctctgctctcgagttgcaccccttcctacgctaattctcgctacacttgttatactattctctttactgcttattattatgcctcgttccttgtttggaagaatgaaatggagttcgatatctgacttttattttttggaattaatgtaattttaatttccttttctccagattctttctctaaaatgtactttagattctacgcaaggtcgccaatgttacgtgtgagggtcttggttgatcatgtattattcaatttacataatttttacggccctgcaaaccaagattacacgtaacctgccacttgaagccaaaagttaacctcaaagacagacgttaattagccaaggtcgccagttaagggttattaaccttaacaaagaatatttgagatgaatttgattttaaacgcaacggttcttccaaacattcggacgcgaggcatacaaaagcatcgagatttaacctgattttgcttaccctaaatcctaggtattttactggaataacggggttgaagctaacaatataataattaggcttaatctagactttgtaaacacatataccgtaagtggtggctgaagggggaacaaaggaaatttgaaatacagaaaacaaaggataaaagaatgggcgaagttttgaacaaaaagcgactttaccttaggacgaacgttgtgcgcatcaacgaccgacgtggagttcttgcaattgtttcttcacttcactaatagaataatagacaaagaaagggggaagaggtccaactggacgtgttatctctccgaaagcttggttctctctgaagttccctgaccggcctgggtcaaaacaggcctatcagtcatgccttaggtgtccacgttcttgttaaaacattcgccaagagacaggtaaaaaggaaaaaggaccttaggaccacctatttttaaggttgaatatggaaattttcctatagggtggaaggcctaacttacctatcccgttctccaacggacgttaaggtttgaactgaagatgctcctatatagacaacgtcttttcccggtctcagtcaggctgatattttacaatcaaaagttacgagggcgaacagcagtaatatttgtaaaaaaaaaatatatatatatatatatatatatatatatatatatatatatatatatatatatatatatatatatatatatatatatatatatatatatatatatatatatataaatataatatatatatatatatatatatatatatatatatatatatatatatatatatatatatatatatataaatatatatatatatatatatatatatatatatatatatatatatatatatatatacagtatatatatatatatatatatatatatatatatatatatatatatacgtgaactGTGATTTTTGTCATCTATAGGTTCTACCAGCACAAATAAAAcacgtaagatacaattaacacttgtattttccTCAATAGTTACgaagggccctgttgctaatattacactACTTAATTGTGCagttatagtcggaaggtactcagGCGACACGCGCCATGACTGTCTTACGCTTGTTAGCCCGTCAACCACTAAACTCTTACTACTGatgtttaacttttcaaactgaactcgcttaggtcatagacctcagctgattggtctcttataatcaaaaaggaaccaataagggtcttgatgtatggcattcatttgaattacccacgccaaTCCCCAACGATTGTAAGGCGAATTTATGACTCAGCAGTATCTATCTGTTCATTACTCTCAGGTCACAAACTTtatacaaacaactagcagattttctgttgagtcacacatgaatttctatatacataatcagttcacacacatatatatatatatatatatatatatatatatatatatatatatatatatatatatatatatatatatatatatatatataatatatgtatatatgtatatatatatatataggtatatatatatatatatatatatatatatatatatatatatatacacatatatacatatatatatatatatatatatatatatatctatatacatatatatatatatatatatatatatatatatatatatatatatatatatatatatataatatatatatatatatatatatatatatatatatatatatatgtgtatatatatatatatatatatatatatatatatatatatatatatatatatatatatatatatatatatatatatatatatatatatatatatatgtatgtatatgtatgtatatatatatatatatatatatatatatatatatatatatatatatatatatatatatatatatatatatatatgtatgtatatatatgtatatatatatatatacatatatatatatatatatatacatatatatatatatatatatatatatatatatatatatatatatatatatgtgtgtatatatatatatatatatatatatatatatatatatatatatatatatatatatatatatatatgtatacacacacacacacacacacagaaaatagtttattttaatgttgtcaacgttcgcggactcacgcgtctgggtttctctgtggaacatatctagccatcattcgtggaaaattcgattcagcggtatttttcactgagaaatattcactaattactgtattttcatataattttcatgaataaatgcactttttgtgataaagctattaaaatattcaggtataagcatttttacagggttttctgtgtttatgctatcaaaatgggcagttctaagtgtttttagagggttttaagcattgtTTTGACCCATTCGGGGGTGGGACGCATCCCATTGTAGGGcagttcactatatatatatatatatatatatatatatatatatatatatatatatatatatatatatatatatatatatatatatatatatatatatatatatatataatatatatatatatatatatatatatatatatatatatatatatatatatatatatatatattatatatacacacacacacacacacacacacacacacacacacacagtaaacccctgtatttgctggggatgcgtaccacacaaacacacataaatacatagaacctcttaaaaacacttagaactgcctatattgatagttcagacacaaaagaaagcaaaaatgcttatacaggtattatcctacttggGATGgtgttagtttaaaaaaaaaaaaaaaaaaaaaaaaaaaaaaaacaaccatcgtttgttggaataaacgtatctcgaatatagcctagcctacactaggatattcggtaccatgtatacatacatatatagtagcctagcctacactataaagtatactccatacatacatacacggtatagtaattattaatatcagctaattgtGGAGgctcatgcagagtgacttatgataattcaatacaaagagaaattgaataacaaacaagaattagcttagcctacactatggtatatggTATACATTAttctacattatactgtattctatacTCACATATCGTATtgtaaaaacatcaacataacgaatatgcatcttttgcatggctcttttaaaatgttatcgtAAATTCactatatccaataatattgtatatattcttatattgcctttgttttataaattgcgatcatagcgatcaatgttttagtttggaaatgttttggtgtttatttcgccgcatttaactcagttcagaatgcttttcttgcttccagttagtgtaaatgaatctctaactttatttatatggggcaaggatattttttcgttatactgtacaAAGTGTCTTTAGGTCGAAATATAACTtcaaatacgtctcgttgtgaaattaatttagcaatttttttcgttaatatattgATGACGGCCATTTggagcatgtttgttttgtgtaaaaaaatcaagattccgtttgctattttcacttgatttcatcataatacgagctatatgtatttaccttttatcagcgtaaaaatagcagtgatGTGTTCTTTCTTgcccagtagttttcattaaaatacttccaattttaattaagttcgagtttcatccatgatgccgatgcacaataatttatagtcattagcagcttatacaatgttttctcagcttcagctacaacttgaagCATAAACTTATCACTGTATTTctttgctgatcttttatccatactgaataagggtataatgtaaataataaatcagtcctattctactcaacatcatttgtactataacctacggtaattacGTATTATCGTCAcggtggttgaaatacaagcaaaaggactcttgttatccgattcagtggTAAACAAAACAACGATTTCTCATTCGATTGTTTATGGCtgacgcatttacgcaagagtatagcgttactaaaatacttttatcattctctgttactttttaactagaagatgggataaagagttgtaGAAAAAGAaggttgtctattgtaatttggtctctcttgctgcttGATTGTACGTTGCTGCCTGCGCCCgtgggaaattaaaaatattttataaaatattgtcgtatttgtattaattgcttaccccattgcaaaatcgaattattatAAGGTGAACTATCGTAACTTGAGCAATACCCAGTATTTTAATAgtgttatcacaaaaagtgcatttagtcatgaaattgagatgaaaatacagtaattagtaaatatctctcagtgaaaaatacatgaatgggTAGATTTGCAGCGAataatatgtgtactgtatatattccatagagaaatccgcaaacaGGTGAGTCCCTTGTGTAGGactgcaaatatgggggtttactgtatatgcatgaaatgaaaatgcaaaagatatctgttactctatgttggataccatctcacataggattagaaggcaatgaaaaagctgacacctatgcaaaagaggctagaacactgccaatatcagcagaattgtTACCATTAGAAGactatactagatacagtaaagcggtgattaagaagaaatggcaaaataactggagggaaagcagccttaacaataaattaagagaaataaaagaaactgtagacccgtggccatcatcctatcagaattgccgcaggttttcagtaatgttgacacggctaagaattggtcacactaaactgacacatggttatctgatgagtaacccccatgcccctatacctatgtgcaaaatatgtaatatacaaataacagtaaagcatattttaaaggtatgtccaaaatatagaatccaaagagacattttatttagaagatattcctttaaagatatactgtcagaaaatgacaaattttcactttttaatattttaaaattccttaaatttgaTCATATAttcgataaaatataagattcatagaataatttataatatattcctaattaattagttcttagataaacatatgtcgctaggtttaattaaattattagggtttaaatagcttgtctaatccttcgggccagccctaggagagttaatattaactcagtggtctggttaaactaacgttaaaaaaaaaaaaactgtatatgcatgtgcgtatgaatatgtatgtatatgtatggtaaGAAAATCACAAGAAATCCACATGATTTAGTATCAGCGAAAACCAGAAGAAAATAACAGTCATAAGATCCTTACCAAGCACTTTTGTGAGATGGTTATTCAATCATCGTAGGGGCAGATATTTTGTGCCCTGACTCCGCGCGAATAAACATCTAGTGAAAGCTCTTGGTTTTAAGcacattagttaaaaaaaatatatgaggatCCTTTTGTTCAAGTGTTATATTTGCAGGAATCTTTTTGTGTAAAGCAGGATTTTTAATGGGTCTTGTTATCTGTAgttttatgtgtatgtactgcATCGATGAGACTAAATGGTCCTAGACTCGCTTTGTTCCTTTGGGATTGTCTAACAGTTTTCTAGTGTAGATAAATATTCAGTATGTCAtagatgataaaatattttcctggaatttttcattttttgggggtAAAAAACTCCCAAGTTTTGATACTTTGTTTTGTACCAGATTAATAAGTAATCTAAAGAGGTTTTCTTTGTACAAAGTACACCAACGTGGCTTtggtatattttaatattatggatTATGGTTGCCTAATTTGGCTGTCTACCCaccagaaaataaagtttatatctACCAGTACtatgcataaatttttaacaCAGCCTGAGTTGAAGGTGACtgaagtgttttgtttgtttgtacgatGAGGTTCATGACCAAAGAGGTCTTAATGTTCTTTTCCTTGCTTACAGAAAACTGCAATTCATTGTTGAAACAACTATGGCTCAAGAGCCTTATGATTCAAGAGAGTTCCAGAGTATGAGGGATTGCCTTAAGAAAAGTGTAAAGGATAATTTCAGTCGGCCACACACAAACGAAGAAAGAATTAGagataagaaaactgaaaatgaaagtagaGCATTCAAGTCAAAGTGAAAAAATTCGTAAACTCTCTCTAGGTCAAAAAGTAGTTCTGTAACTAAAGTTATAATGTTGGTTGGTGGAACAGGTACAGGAAAAACAACACTAATTAATgctatggttaatttttttatatggtgTAGCATTTGAAGATAACTTCAGGTTTATCCTAATTGACAGTGAAGATGTTTCGAAAAGATCAGAGGCAGAAAGCCAGACAGATTTTATAACAGCCTATACTTTTTATCAGTCTCCTGGGATGCCATTTGGctataattatgttttaattgACACTCCAGGCTTTGGTGATACAAGAGGCATTGAACGTGACCAGGAGATGGCTAAGCAACTGGAGGCATTTTTGAAACAGGATTATGGAGTGGATGAAGTTGATGCCATAGGTCTTGTAACTCCTGTTTCAGTCGCTCGTTTAACACAGTTCGAGAGATATGTATATGAAGGCTTATCGTCTCTCTTTGGGAAGGATGtaaaggaaaatgtatatatCATGGCTACCTTTGCAGATGCCAAAAATCCACTGGTTCAAGAAGCGTTAAAAGAAGCAGGAAtcagttatgctggaatatataaattcaacaacAGTGCCCTTTTTGCTCAGAACCGTGAAGGTGACCCTACCCATAAAGAATCTTATTTTGACAGTGAGGACTCGGTTCACATCTCTAAGCTGTTCTGGGAGGCAGGATACCGTAGCTTGAGGAATTTCTTTCTCAAATTGTCGAAGACTAGTCCAGTAAGCCTACGTCTTACAAGGAATGTGTTGAAGGAGCGAGCTCATTTACAGCTAGTTGTGTCTGGTCTTCAAGAACAGATTCACAATGGACTGCAGAAACTTGGAGTGTTAAAACAAGAACGAATAATGCTTACTCAAATTATTGAGGATATCAAAGGAAGTTCCAATTTCCAAGAGGAAGTAAAAGTTACCAAGATTAGAAAAATTGACTTAAAACCGGGGGAACATGTTAGTAATTGTGTAGAATGCAATTTTACATGTCATTATCCATGTTCAAAGATGATGATATGAAATGGAGTTGTTCAAGCATGAGCCGATGGCATTGCATACAGTGCCCTGCTAAATGTATATGGAATGTTCACAAAGACATGAGATTCAGATATGAAAGTACAGTGGTCAAGGAGCAGCAAATTATTCAGAAGTTACTTGAACGCCATCGTCAGGCACAGTTCCATAAAACTTGCAAAAGAGCATGAAATAAaggttctagagagagagatagagaatcaCTCCTGTTCGGTAGGAAGTAAGATTAAAGAAGCTCAAGATCACATAAAATGTCTCGATGGAATAGCACTGAAGCCCAACCCCCTTTATGCCAGAGCATACATTGATCTTCTGATAGAATCGGAAAGGATgcagaaaaactgtaattttgagGATAGAATCTGTATGCTGCAAAAACTCAAACATGAAGCAGCTATTGTCAGAAGGAAGGCATCAAAGGGTCACTGTCAAGCATCAGGGAATCATTACTGGAACACTTTCAAGGTCTTATGATTGGATGAACTGGTCAGGTTTTGGATCGGAATAACTATCCTGAAATCTGAAGCATTGCCAAGTGAAGCATTTATTTAGAATATGATGAATTCCAATTGTAGAGGTATATGTAGCTaa comes from the Macrobrachium rosenbergii isolate ZJJX-2024 chromosome 3, ASM4041242v1, whole genome shotgun sequence genome and includes:
- the LOC136852382 gene encoding uncharacterized protein, which produces MLWLIFLYGVAFEDNFRFILIDSEDVSKRSEAESQTDFITAYTFYQSPGMPFGYNYVLIDTPGFGDTRGIERDQEMAKQLEAFLKQDYGVDEVDAIGLVTPVSVARLTQFERYVYEGLSSLFGKDVKENVYIMATFADAKNPLVQEALKEAGISYAGIYKFNNSALFAQNREGDPTHKESYFDSEDSVHISKLFWEAGYRSLRNFFLKLSKTSPVSLRLTRNVLKERAHLQLVVSGLQEQIHNGLQKLGVLKQERIMLTQIIEDIKGSSNFQEEVKVTKIRKIDLKPGEHVSNCVECNFTCHYPCSKMMI